Proteins encoded by one window of Primulina huaijiensis isolate GDHJ02 chromosome 1, ASM1229523v2, whole genome shotgun sequence:
- the LOC140973417 gene encoding F-box only protein 8-like, producing MASTTNHGYLPEDVMVDIVLRLPVKTLLQFKCVSKYWCTLIESPGFVKRHFNHKSNPERLLVRNYIPDTDEYAYALFHDETFCGFEEPDHLQIPITVGSLLGPVDGLFLVVGRSGNMALLNPSMRQFRPIPLLHPDVKPHLSPYDDLLGFGWDESGKDYKVISIQYFWNDELDIPHDPSIVSIYSLRSDSWRHFEDVDLANSGHCSYKSLCNTYLNGVYYWFTELNDQDVSILAFDMSLETFHEIKVPDCLKARGGDLALYGDSVALISCDLDRNDKCVDIWVLKEESCWIKCLNIGPFEDLKWPLGFWRDTELLLETGSSHLTVYTINTKKLRTLETRRRENGFFIYWVFFYKESLVSINGEGLKCLQWDPSSDSIKDLLRRSQ from the coding sequence ATGGCAAGCACCACAAATCATGGTTACTTACCTGAAGACGTGATGGTCGACATTGTATTGAGGTTGCCTGTGAAGACACTGTTGCAATTCAAGTGTGTTTCCAAGTATTGGTGCACTCTCATCGAAAGCCCAGGCTTTGTCAAACGGCATTTCAATCACAAGAGTAATCCAGAGCGCCTACTTGTTCGCAATTATATACCTGACACCGACGAATATGCCTATGCCTTGTTTCATGATGAAACATTTTGTGGATTCGAAGAACCTGATCATCTTCAAATTCCCATTACAGTTGGATCTCTTCTGGGACCTGTGGATGGCTTATTTTTGGTGGTTGGTAGGTCGGGAAACATGGCTTTGTTGAACCCATCCATGAGACAGTTTAGGCCTATCCCTTTACTTCATCCGGATGTTAAACCCCATTTATCTCCCTATGATGATCTGCTTGGGTTTGGATGGGACGAGTCTGGCAAAGATTATAAGGTCATTTCGATCCAGTATTTCTGGAATGATGAACTGGATATTCCTCATGATCCTTCCATTGTTTCTATCTACAGCTTGAGGAGTGATTCTTGGAGACATTTTGAGGACGTGGATTTGGCAAACTCAGGTCATTGTTCTTACAAGTCCCTGTGTAACACGTACTTGAATGGGGTTTATTACTGGTTCACAGAGCTTAACGACCAGGATGTCTCCATACTTGCTTTTGACATGAGCCTTGAGACGTTTCATGAAATAAAAGTGCCAGATTGTCTCAAAGCTAGAGGAGGGGACCTTGCTTTGTACGGTGATTCAGTGGCCCTAATATCGTGTGATTTAGATAGGAATGATAAATGTGTTGACATATGGGTGTTGAAGGAGGAAAGCTGCTGGATTAAATGTTTGAATATTGGCCCTTTTGAAGACCTTAAATGGCCCCTTGGTTTCTGGAGGGACACCGAACTCTTACTGGAAACTGGAAGTTCGCACTTGACTGTGTATACTATTAATACGAAGAAATTAAGGACTCTTGAAACGCGAAGAAGGGAGAATggttttttcatttattgggTATTCTTTTACAAGGAGAGCCTTGTTTCGATAAACGGAGAGGGGCTCAAGTGCTTGCAGTGGGATCCTTCTTCTGATTCTATCAAGGATTTACTCAGAAGAAGCCAGTAA